The Lytechinus pictus isolate F3 Inbred chromosome 10, Lp3.0, whole genome shotgun sequence genome includes a window with the following:
- the LOC135155607 gene encoding acetylcholinesterase-like, producing MEFRIIFSLLCLALMPDISTADPTVTVAQGILVGKTVNFTEEDYIGVDKRFDVYLGVPFADPPRRFKPPVAKQPWDGPLSVKDFKDACSQPLPPPSYTGPLSEDCLYLNVYSPSPKPTNASVMVWIHGGGFVAGTANDLDYNGIPLVAVGDVIVVTINYRLAVFAKFTTKDAEAPGNLGMLDQVAALQWIYDNVEAFGGDKDRITIFGESAGAASVDYLTLSKRSRHLFNQAIIQSGSTYPDWSFDPRPAEMEVQDARNLGEALGCATSPSSALIACLETKTPDEILSASSPAYSLCPISVDGNFLEDKPANLYEQNDFKRCPVLTGVNKDEGTLFLQFFFANSLHLPRPTLNSTGLEGFIRGLMASYGVTDDFLIAAILQQYTDWSIVENPSADLMPSFIEFAGDHRFACPSDQFVRYHAGVGDTVFKYFMTHEPSRSLLGLPDWFGAGHAEEITLVFGLPFIEHLPLRGLDQMTDEEKKLSVKMMKFWTNFAKFGDPTSGADPSEGLGTWPSFTVPELSYKEISLDLGVGRALKANQCQFWNDYFPKLQDVIASIDPSLLDWRSEFSRWQGEMSDWQHEYDQYKKTPRCN from the exons GGAGTACCGTTTGCCGACCCACCCCGTCGCTTCAAGCCACCAGTTGCCAAACAACCATGGGATGGACCTCTTTCAGTGAAAGATTTTAAAGACGCCTGTTCCCagcctcttcctcctccttcttacACTGGTCCATTGTCTGAGGATTGTCTTTATCTCAATGTCTATTCGCCAAGCCCAAAG CCCACCAATGCCTCAGTCATGGTATGGATACATGGAGGTGGGTTTGTTGCAGGAACAGCCAACGATCTTGATTACAACGGAATCCCATTGGTCGCTGTCGGTGACGTCATCGTAGTTACAATAAATTATCGTCTTGCTGTCTTCGCAAAGTTTACTACCA aGGATGCCGAAGCACCTGGTAATCTTGGTATGTTGGATCAGGTAGCAGCCCTACAGTGGATATACGACAACGTTGAAG CTTTCGGAGGAGACAAAGACAGAATTACTATATTTGGAGAGAGTGCCGGTGCAGCGTCAGTAGATTACCTCACACTCTCTAAACGAAGTCGTCATTTATTCAATCAAGCCATCATCCAG AGTGGATCTACATATCCTGACTGGTCCTTTGATCCCAGACCAGCGGAGATGGAAGTACAAGATGCCAGGAATCTCGGGGAGGCCTTGGGTTGTGCCACGTCGCCGTCTTCTGCCTTGATCGCATGTTTAGAAACTAAGACTCCTGACGAGATTCTAAGCGCCTCTTCACCG GCGTATTCATTATGCCCCATTTCTGTGGACGGCAATTTCCTTGAGGACAAACCAGCCAATCTTTATGAGCAAAATGACTTCAAGAGGTGCCCTGTACTGACTGGTGTCAACAAAGATGAAGGAACTCTCTTTCTTCAATTCTTCTTTGCTAATAGCCTACATCTACCACGACCAACACTCAATAGTACAGGCTTAGAAGGATTTATTAGAGGATTGATGGCCTCATATG GCGTCACCGATGATTTCCTGATCGCTGCGATTCTTCAGCAATACACGGACTGGTCCATTGTCGAGAACCCTTCTGCCGATCTGATGCCATCTTTCATAGAGTTTGCTGGAGATCACCGATTCGCCTGTCCTTCAGATCAGTTTGTCAGATACCATGCTGGTGTGGGGGACACTGTCTTCAAATACTTTATGACGCATGAGCCGTCACG TTCTCTTCTAGGTTTGCCAGATTGGTTTGGAGCTGGTCACGCAGAAGAAATTACGTTGGTGTTTGGGCTGCCATTCATTGAACATCTTCCTTTGAGAGGTTTAGACCAGATGACGGACGAAGAAAAGAAGTTGTCGGTCAAGATGATGAAGTTCTGGACGAACTTTGCTAAATTTGG GGATCCAACATCTGGAGCTGACCCTAGTGAAGGGTTGGGCACCTGGCCATCCTTCACTGTACCAGAGCTCTCTTACAAGGAGATATCCCTGGATCTTGGTGTAGGAAGAGCATTGAAGGCCAATCAGTGTCAATTCTGGAATGACTATTTCCCAAAGCTCCAGGATGTTATTG CTTCGATCGATCCAAGTTTATTGGACTGGCGGAGTGAGTTCAGCAGATGGCAAGGTGAAATGTCTGACTGGCAACATGAATATGACCAATACAAGAAAACTCCACGGTGCAACTAA